The following coding sequences lie in one Mesorhizobium sp. DCY119 genomic window:
- a CDS encoding histidine phosphatase family protein translates to MQKFVIALFLLFSLSPAQATEAGWALLRDGGHVVLLRHAMTPGTGEPTNFDIEKCGTQRNLSDRGKQQARKIGALFAARADTTDRVLSSRYCNALETARLAFGDRIVEPFAPLDRPAPDGSTLKAQDDAVMQEIRSYSGSGNLILVTHLENITALTGGPAREGEAVIVRPEGEGLHILGRIVFN, encoded by the coding sequence ATGCAGAAATTCGTCATCGCCTTGTTTTTATTGTTTTCGCTATCGCCGGCACAAGCCACGGAAGCGGGCTGGGCCCTGCTGCGCGACGGCGGCCATGTCGTGCTTCTGCGCCACGCGATGACGCCCGGAACCGGCGAGCCGACCAATTTCGATATCGAGAAATGCGGCACGCAGCGCAATCTGTCGGACCGCGGCAAACAGCAGGCACGCAAGATCGGCGCGCTTTTCGCAGCCCGTGCCGACACCACCGACCGCGTATTGTCCAGCCGCTACTGCAACGCGCTCGAAACCGCCCGCCTGGCATTCGGCGACCGGATCGTCGAGCCTTTCGCGCCGCTCGACCGGCCTGCCCCGGACGGCTCGACGCTGAAGGCCCAGGACGATGCGGTCATGCAGGAAATCCGCTCATACAGCGGCTCTGGAAACCTTATTCTCGTCACACATCTGGAAAATATCACCGCACTTACCGGCGGCCCGGCGCGAGAAGGCGAAGCCGTAATCGTGCGCCCGGAGGGTGAGGGGCTGCATATTCTGGGGCGAATCGTCTTCAATTGA
- a CDS encoding AEC family transporter translates to MSPLVETVLFVFGLVTLGYLAGLTGYLKADVGDALSQFAVGVALPVLLFRTMVSADFHGSAPWALWATYFTAVAVTWTAGHLAMTRIFGRDSQAGVVGGVAASFSNVLLLGFPFMLGVFGHQGVEILSLIISVHLPTMLAASIILFEIFGGRKNGVHPLHIARDFLRRLYKNSLIIGIFAGVLWRLTGLPLPGLAIRLVDALADVAGPLALFAMGLGLRRFGISGNVRPALVHSTLKLFLMPAAALGAAWLFGLPPMSAKVAVAAASLPAGVNSYLIATQFGTGQALASNQMTIATACAVVTTALWLTIAQMVFG, encoded by the coding sequence ATGTCTCCCCTCGTCGAAACCGTCCTTTTCGTATTCGGTCTTGTGACGCTTGGCTATCTCGCCGGGCTGACCGGCTATTTGAAGGCGGATGTGGGCGACGCGCTTTCGCAGTTCGCGGTCGGGGTCGCTCTGCCGGTGCTGTTGTTCCGCACGATGGTGAGCGCCGATTTCCACGGCTCGGCACCGTGGGCGCTTTGGGCGACCTATTTCACCGCGGTTGCGGTGACATGGACCGCCGGGCATCTCGCGATGACGAGAATCTTCGGGCGGGATTCGCAGGCGGGTGTCGTGGGTGGCGTTGCTGCCTCGTTTTCCAATGTGCTCCTGCTTGGATTTCCCTTCATGCTCGGCGTCTTCGGGCATCAAGGGGTCGAGATATTGTCGCTGATCATCTCGGTGCATCTGCCGACCATGCTGGCCGCCTCGATCATCTTGTTCGAGATTTTCGGCGGCAGGAAGAACGGCGTCCATCCGCTGCACATTGCCCGCGACTTTCTGCGCCGTCTTTACAAGAACTCGCTGATCATCGGCATTTTTGCAGGCGTGCTCTGGCGTCTCACCGGCCTGCCGCTGCCGGGACTGGCCATCCGGCTTGTCGACGCGCTTGCAGATGTTGCCGGACCGCTGGCGCTTTTTGCGATGGGTCTTGGCCTGCGCAGATTCGGCATTTCGGGGAATGTCCGGCCGGCCCTGGTTCATTCCACGCTTAAGCTGTTCCTGATGCCGGCGGCGGCACTCGGGGCGGCATGGCTGTTCGGCCTTCCGCCGATGTCGGCCAAGGTCGCGGTGGCCGCAGCCTCGTTGCCGGCGGGCGTCAATTCCTATCTCATTGCCACGCAGTTTGGCACCGGGCAGGCGCTTGCCTCGAACCAGATGACGATCGCCACCGCCTGCGCCGTCGTTACAACGGCGCTGTGGCTGACGATTGCCCAGATGGTCTTCGGATAG
- a CDS encoding NAD-dependent succinate-semialdehyde dehydrogenase, translated as MLQKTSHFMKQANLINGEWVQADSGKTIDVINPATGLKIGTVPRSGAAETRRAIEAASEAFKTFRKTSALERSKWLRKLHDAIMDNQDALAELLTLEQGKSLTEAKGEVGSSAAYVLWFAEEARRAYGDVVPSPWADRRILVTKEPVGVIAAITPWNFPSSMLSRKIGPALAAGCTAVVKPASQTPYSGLAWGALCEEVGIPKGVVNIITGSAGEIGDEICANPLVKKITFTGSTEVGKMLIEKSASTVKKVSMELGGNAPFLVFDDADLDRAVEGAITAKFRNSGQTCVCTNRFFVQAGIYDKFVEKLAAASNNLKVGPGLEAGVQQGPLIDEKAVEKVEEFIADATANGGKVVAGGKRHALGGSFFQPTVIANATPNMKFMKDEIFGPVAPVFKFETEEEGVELANDTEFGLASYFYTGDLGRAFRVMEGLKYGMVGVNEGLITTPEAPFGGVKESGLGREGGHQGMDDYLDTKYVCIGGLGL; from the coding sequence ATGTTGCAGAAAACCAGCCACTTCATGAAGCAGGCCAACCTCATCAACGGCGAATGGGTGCAGGCCGATTCCGGCAAGACCATCGACGTGATCAACCCGGCGACAGGCCTGAAGATCGGCACCGTTCCGCGCTCAGGTGCTGCCGAGACGCGCCGCGCCATCGAGGCTGCCAGCGAGGCCTTCAAGACCTTCCGCAAGACCTCGGCGCTCGAGCGCTCCAAGTGGCTGCGCAAGCTGCATGACGCCATCATGGACAATCAGGACGCACTGGCCGAACTGCTTACTCTGGAGCAGGGCAAGTCGCTGACCGAAGCCAAGGGCGAAGTTGGCTCGTCGGCCGCTTACGTGCTGTGGTTCGCCGAAGAGGCACGCCGCGCCTATGGCGATGTCGTGCCGTCGCCGTGGGCCGACCGCCGCATTCTCGTCACCAAGGAGCCGGTCGGCGTCATCGCCGCGATCACGCCTTGGAACTTCCCGTCCTCGATGCTGTCGCGCAAGATCGGCCCCGCACTCGCCGCCGGCTGCACCGCCGTGGTCAAGCCTGCATCGCAGACGCCTTACTCAGGCCTGGCCTGGGGTGCGCTGTGCGAGGAAGTCGGCATCCCGAAGGGCGTCGTCAACATCATCACCGGCTCGGCAGGCGAGATTGGCGACGAGATCTGCGCAAACCCGCTGGTCAAGAAGATCACCTTCACCGGCTCGACCGAGGTCGGCAAGATGCTGATCGAGAAGTCGGCTTCGACGGTCAAGAAGGTCTCGATGGAACTCGGCGGCAACGCGCCGTTCCTGGTCTTCGACGATGCCGATCTCGATCGCGCGGTCGAAGGCGCCATCACCGCGAAGTTCCGCAATTCCGGCCAGACCTGCGTCTGCACCAACCGCTTCTTCGTGCAGGCAGGCATCTATGACAAGTTCGTCGAGAAACTGGCCGCTGCCTCCAACAACCTCAAGGTCGGTCCCGGCCTGGAAGCCGGCGTGCAGCAGGGCCCGCTGATCGACGAGAAGGCCGTCGAGAAGGTCGAGGAGTTCATCGCGGACGCTACCGCCAATGGTGGCAAGGTCGTTGCCGGCGGCAAGCGCCACGCGCTGGGCGGCTCCTTCTTCCAGCCGACCGTCATCGCCAACGCCACGCCGAACATGAAGTTCATGAAGGACGAGATTTTTGGCCCCGTCGCACCCGTCTTCAAGTTCGAAACGGAAGAAGAGGGCGTGGAGCTTGCCAACGATACAGAGTTCGGCCTCGCTTCCTACTTCTACACCGGCGACCTGGGCCGTGCCTTCCGCGTGATGGAAGGCCTGAAATACGGCATGGTCGGCGTCAATGAAGGCCTGATCACCACGCCGGAAGCGCCGTTCGGCGGCGTCAAGGAATCCGGCCTGGGTCGCGAGGGTGGCCATCAGGGCATGGATGACTATCTCGACACCAAATATGTCTGCATCGGCGGCCTCGGCCTCTGA
- a CDS encoding aldose epimerase family protein, which yields MANGEVFGTASDGKPVQQLTIAAGGLSANIITWGAVVQDLRLADHDAPLVLGFERFEDYLASPGYFGAIVGRHANRIRDGRFMLDGKRFQIDQDKPGTHGLHGGSEGYFNRIWDVIENGRDFVTLGLRDPDGSMGFPGTLDARCTYRIKGSGSLSIELTATSDEPTLCNLAQHSYFNLDNGGSGEVLDHRLMLAAAAYLPVDEKLIPAGVVQPVEGTGFDFRQARPLRATKGQAQVDYDNNFCLAAARGALKQAAWVQGAASGVEMEVWTTEPGIQLYIGQYVAPEAKGLGGRRYKAYSGLCLEAQTWPDSPNRPYFPHAVLRPGETYRQVTEYRFRAG from the coding sequence ATGGCGAACGGTGAAGTCTTCGGCACAGCGAGCGACGGAAAGCCGGTTCAGCAGCTTACGATTGCCGCGGGCGGGCTTTCGGCAAACATCATCACCTGGGGTGCCGTCGTTCAGGATCTGCGCCTGGCCGATCATGATGCGCCTTTGGTGCTCGGTTTTGAGCGCTTCGAGGATTATCTCGCATCGCCCGGGTATTTCGGCGCCATCGTCGGGCGCCATGCCAACCGCATCCGGGACGGGCGCTTCATGCTCGACGGCAAGCGTTTTCAGATCGATCAGGACAAGCCCGGGACGCATGGGCTGCATGGCGGCTCGGAAGGTTACTTCAATCGAATCTGGGATGTGATTGAAAACGGGCGGGATTTCGTCACGCTAGGCCTGCGCGATCCCGACGGATCCATGGGCTTTCCGGGCACGCTGGACGCGCGTTGCACCTATCGCATCAAGGGTTCCGGTTCGCTTTCGATCGAACTCACGGCAACCAGCGATGAGCCGACACTCTGCAATCTGGCGCAGCATTCCTATTTCAATCTCGACAATGGCGGCAGCGGCGAGGTTCTCGATCATCGCCTGATGCTTGCGGCGGCTGCCTATCTTCCCGTAGATGAAAAACTCATTCCGGCCGGCGTTGTCCAGCCTGTCGAGGGTACGGGTTTCGATTTCCGGCAGGCCCGCCCGTTGCGAGCCACTAAGGGTCAGGCACAGGTCGACTACGACAACAACTTCTGCCTTGCCGCAGCGCGTGGCGCGCTCAAGCAGGCTGCCTGGGTGCAGGGCGCTGCTTCGGGCGTCGAGATGGAAGTCTGGACGACCGAGCCGGGTATCCAGCTCTATATCGGCCAGTATGTCGCGCCGGAAGCCAAGGGTTTGGGCGGTCGCCGCTACAAGGCCTATTCCGGTCTTTGCCTCGAGGCGCAGACATGGCCGGATTCGCCTAATCGTCCCTATTTTCCGCACGCCGTGCTGCGGCCGGGAGAAACATACCGGCAGGTGACGGAATATCGGTTCCGCGCTGGCTGA
- a CDS encoding sugar kinase: protein MTNGIAAIGECMIELSGQSSQVWRMGFAGDTFNTLWAMRALSPGHHVDFVSAFGDDPFSTDQIAFFREHDIGIASSPVIPGARPGLYAIKLTGAERSFTYWRGDAAARQLASNAAALAKSLENRSLVYFSGITLAILEPVARRTLLQAIATARSHGCHIAFDPNYRARLWPDIATAREAIGEALKVTDIALPTFPDEQELYGDDSPEATIGRLEKAGVAEIVVKNGEHDALISHYENTVSVPAVSVLPVDTTGAGDSFNGAYLSARLLGIAPTDAVKRAHRVAGAVVQVRGALAPFDILKLAFDR, encoded by the coding sequence ATGACAAACGGCATTGCGGCGATTGGCGAATGCATGATCGAACTGTCGGGGCAAAGCTCGCAGGTCTGGCGCATGGGTTTTGCCGGCGACACGTTCAACACGCTGTGGGCAATGCGCGCCTTGAGCCCGGGCCACCATGTCGACTTCGTCTCAGCCTTCGGCGATGATCCCTTCTCGACCGACCAGATCGCCTTTTTCCGCGAACACGATATCGGCATCGCTTCAAGCCCGGTCATTCCCGGCGCACGCCCCGGCCTCTATGCGATCAAGCTGACGGGTGCCGAACGTTCTTTCACCTATTGGCGGGGCGACGCTGCCGCGCGCCAGCTTGCCAGCAATGCCGCCGCATTGGCAAAAAGCCTTGAAAATCGGTCGCTTGTCTACTTTTCCGGAATCACTTTGGCAATTCTGGAACCGGTTGCCAGGCGCACGCTGCTGCAGGCCATCGCGACGGCGCGGTCGCATGGCTGCCATATCGCCTTCGACCCGAATTATCGCGCGCGGCTCTGGCCGGATATTGCCACCGCCCGCGAGGCGATCGGCGAAGCGCTGAAGGTCACCGATATCGCTCTGCCGACCTTTCCTGATGAGCAGGAGCTTTATGGGGACGACTCGCCCGAAGCCACCATCGGGCGGCTCGAGAAGGCAGGTGTCGCGGAGATCGTCGTCAAGAACGGCGAGCACGATGCGCTTATCTCTCATTACGAGAACACAGTCTCAGTCCCCGCGGTCTCCGTCCTCCCTGTCGACACGACCGGCGCCGGCGACAGCTTCAACGGCGCTTATCTTTCAGCCCGCCTGCTCGGCATCGCACCGACGGACGCGGTCAAGCGCGCCCATCGCGTGGCTGGAGCGGTCGTGCAGGTGCGCGGGGCGCTCGCACCCTTCGATATCCTGAAACTGGCGTTCGATCGGTAG
- a CDS encoding FixH family protein: MIFNWRYLVAIIGIAAIAAIAFSKMHMAPPPSELDLARSKPSEKGVYAVSIEPEAGEVKQGELHNWIVAVKTPDGKAVDGAKIAVDGGMPQHGHGLPTAPQMTGELGEGRYRIEGVKFNMGGWWELKFAISAPQGDDHVVFNLVL, encoded by the coding sequence ATGATTTTCAACTGGCGTTATCTCGTCGCGATCATCGGCATTGCGGCCATCGCTGCGATCGCCTTCTCGAAGATGCACATGGCGCCGCCGCCGTCCGAGCTCGATCTTGCCCGCTCCAAGCCGAGCGAAAAGGGCGTTTATGCCGTCTCGATCGAACCGGAGGCGGGGGAGGTGAAGCAGGGCGAGCTTCACAACTGGATCGTTGCCGTGAAAACACCGGACGGCAAGGCAGTCGACGGCGCGAAAATTGCGGTCGACGGCGGCATGCCGCAACATGGCCACGGTCTGCCGACAGCGCCGCAGATGACGGGCGAACTCGGCGAGGGCCGCTATCGCATTGAAGGCGTCAAATTCAACATGGGCGGCTGGTGGGAGCTGAAATTCGCCATTTCCGCGCCGCAGGGCGATGATCACGTGGTGTTCAATCTGGTGCTGTAG
- a CDS encoding cytochrome c peroxidase, translating to MRRILPSLPIVALVMSGMLAACKPPELTEAEKKTVASLSLSALPPLPADPTNKYADLPAAAAFGATLFFEQRLSRNGDVACGTCHLIDRQFQDDLPLAKGITTTNRRTMPLADVARSPFLFWDGRRDSLWSQALTPLEDAREHGGNRTLYAHFIKAHLADRYERIFGPLPDLEGLPANAGPLGNDAEKAAWAGMSEEQRQTISRVFSNLGKAIAAFERSIVHEKTRFDRFADAVTADRTPEGEAALSDEEVYGLRLFVGKANCVECHNGPRFTDDHFHNTGIPAVAGLPEDLGRETAVKQVQNDPFNCLGAFSDAGPEACGELRFMVTSGPQLTRAYKTPSLRGAAGRPPYMHAGQIKRLEDVVDHYVRAPASPSGKSEVVPLSISERERAALIAFLKTISD from the coding sequence ATGCGCCGCATCCTGCCGTCTCTTCCCATCGTGGCGCTTGTCATGAGCGGGATGCTGGCGGCCTGCAAACCGCCGGAACTGACCGAGGCGGAGAAGAAGACGGTTGCATCGCTGTCGCTTTCGGCACTGCCGCCGCTGCCGGCCGACCCCACCAACAAATATGCCGACCTGCCGGCTGCGGCAGCTTTTGGCGCGACGCTGTTCTTTGAGCAGCGTCTCAGCCGGAATGGCGATGTCGCATGCGGCACCTGTCACCTGATCGATCGGCAGTTCCAGGACGACTTGCCGCTTGCCAAGGGCATAACCACCACAAATCGCCGCACCATGCCGCTGGCAGATGTTGCGCGCAGCCCGTTCCTGTTCTGGGATGGCCGCCGCGACAGCCTTTGGTCGCAGGCGCTGACGCCGCTGGAGGATGCCCGCGAGCATGGCGGCAACCGCACCCTCTATGCGCATTTCATCAAGGCCCATCTCGCCGACCGTTATGAGCGGATTTTCGGGCCATTGCCTGATCTGGAGGGTCTGCCGGCAAATGCCGGGCCGCTCGGCAACGATGCGGAAAAAGCCGCATGGGCGGGCATGAGCGAAGAGCAGCGGCAGACAATCAGCCGCGTCTTTTCCAATCTCGGCAAGGCGATCGCCGCCTTCGAGCGCTCGATCGTTCATGAAAAAACGCGCTTCGACCGCTTTGCCGATGCCGTTACCGCAGACAGAACGCCCGAAGGCGAGGCGGCACTTTCCGACGAGGAAGTCTATGGATTGCGCCTGTTCGTCGGCAAGGCGAACTGCGTCGAATGCCATAATGGCCCGCGCTTCACCGACGATCATTTCCACAACACCGGCATTCCCGCCGTCGCCGGTCTGCCGGAAGATCTGGGTCGTGAGACAGCGGTGAAGCAGGTCCAGAACGACCCGTTCAATTGCCTCGGTGCCTTCAGCGATGCCGGTCCCGAAGCCTGCGGCGAGCTACGCTTCATGGTGACTTCCGGCCCGCAACTTACGCGCGCCTACAAGACGCCGTCGCTGCGCGGCGCAGCCGGCAGACCGCCTTATATGCATGCCGGCCAGATCAAGCGGCTGGAAGATGTCGTCGACCACTATGTCCGCGCGCCGGCAAGCCCGAGCGGAAAATCTGAAGTCGTCCCGT